One window of the Roseovarius sp. THAF9 genome contains the following:
- a CDS encoding amino acid synthesis family protein, with the protein MTPEIRKIVTFDEEVLIEGYRTASTPWRMFAVAVVLRNPWAGRFVEDLGPEIRAYGPALGKMMTDRMIGLAGKGAAIEAYGKAAVVGLDGEIEHASGLIHTLRFGNFYREAVEAKSYLAFTNTRGSANAPIMVPLMDKNDAGRRSHYLTIQFAIPDAPRDDEVVVVLGAALSGRPHHRIGDRYQDLKDLGHDLDNPASV; encoded by the coding sequence ATGACCCCTGAGATACGGAAAATTGTGACGTTCGACGAAGAGGTGCTGATCGAAGGATACCGTACCGCCAGCACGCCGTGGCGCATGTTTGCGGTCGCGGTCGTGTTACGAAATCCGTGGGCGGGCCGCTTCGTCGAAGACCTCGGCCCGGAAATTCGCGCATACGGCCCCGCACTTGGCAAGATGATGACAGACCGGATGATCGGCCTTGCCGGCAAAGGCGCGGCGATCGAAGCCTACGGAAAGGCGGCTGTCGTCGGTCTTGACGGCGAGATCGAGCACGCCTCGGGTTTGATCCACACCCTGCGGTTCGGCAATTTTTACCGCGAGGCGGTCGAAGCCAAATCCTATCTTGCCTTCACCAACACGCGCGGTTCCGCCAATGCGCCGATCATGGTGCCGCTGATGGACAAGAACGACGCCGGACGACGCTCGCATTATCTGACCATTCAATTCGCGATCCCCGATGCGCCCCGCGATGACGAGGTTGTCGTCGTGCTGGGGGCCGCCTTGTCCGGCCGGCCCCATCACCGGATCGGGGACCGCTATCAGGATCTGAAGGATTTGGGCCATGACCTCGACAACCCTGCATCGGTCTGA
- a CDS encoding LLM class flavin-dependent oxidoreductase encodes MDFSLFVHMERLTEDQSHKQLQAELIELCKMADDAGMRAVWTGEHHGMEFTIAPNPLMSLVHIAHHTRNVKLGTGTVIAPFWHPIKLAGEAAAADLMTDGRIELGIARGAYSYEYERLMPGLDAWEAGQRMRELAPLLPQLWTGDCAHDGVFFNFPATTSAPKPVQPGGPPIWIAARDPNSHEFGVHNGFNIQVTPLWQGLDEITTLKQRFDAACDSHDGPRPKIMLLHHTYVGSDAEDVALAARELSRFYCYFGAWFQNKRPVEKGLLAPLTEEEMAGNRLMSAENMARDLTIGTADDVIEKIRKYEELGYDEYSFWIDSGMSFERKRASLERFIEDVMPAFR; translated from the coding sequence ATGGACTTCTCGCTTTTCGTGCATATGGAACGTCTGACGGAGGACCAATCGCACAAGCAGCTGCAAGCGGAGTTGATCGAGCTGTGCAAGATGGCGGATGACGCCGGGATGCGCGCGGTCTGGACGGGCGAGCATCATGGCATGGAATTCACAATTGCCCCGAACCCCTTGATGTCGCTGGTGCATATTGCCCATCATACCAGGAACGTGAAACTAGGCACCGGGACCGTCATCGCGCCGTTCTGGCACCCGATCAAACTGGCCGGGGAGGCCGCAGCCGCTGACCTGATGACCGACGGACGCATCGAACTGGGGATCGCGCGCGGGGCCTATTCCTATGAATACGAACGGCTCATGCCCGGTCTGGACGCGTGGGAGGCCGGTCAGCGCATGCGCGAGCTGGCGCCGCTGCTTCCTCAACTATGGACCGGTGACTGCGCCCATGATGGCGTGTTCTTCAATTTTCCCGCCACGACATCCGCGCCCAAGCCAGTTCAGCCCGGCGGCCCGCCGATCTGGATTGCGGCGCGCGACCCCAATAGCCATGAATTCGGCGTGCATAACGGGTTCAACATTCAGGTGACCCCGTTATGGCAAGGGCTGGACGAGATCACCACGCTGAAGCAACGGTTCGATGCGGCCTGCGACAGCCACGATGGCCCGCGCCCCAAGATCATGCTTCTGCATCATACCTATGTCGGATCCGACGCGGAGGATGTGGCGCTGGCGGCGCGCGAGTTGTCGCGGTTCTACTGCTATTTCGGCGCCTGGTTTCAAAACAAGCGCCCAGTGGAAAAGGGCTTGCTTGCGCCTCTGACAGAGGAAGAGATGGCAGGCAACAGGTTGATGAGCGCCGAGAATATGGCGCGTGACCTGACCATTGGAACGGCTGATGATGTGATCGAAAAGATCAGGAAATACGAAGAACTCGGGTATGATGAGTACTCGTTTTGGATAGACAGCGGTATGAGTTTCGAACGCAAGCGGGCCTCGCTCGAGCGGTTCATCGAAGACGTCATGCCGGCTTTCAGGTGA
- a CDS encoding aldehyde dehydrogenase, whose translation MPSKPHFQLFIDGAWADGEEGQRMASQNPATGQDWATFACASAADVDRAVLAARRALDDPEWRDMTQTQRGKLLYRLADLIEEHAPELGRIETTDSGKLLAETASQSAYVGDYYRYYAGLADKIEGAVLPIDKPDMHVYTRREPIGVVAAIVPWNAQMFLTATKLGPALAAGCTVVLKASEIAPAPMLEFARLIEKAGFPKGVVSIIAGDAQNCAIPLTRHPDVDRIAFTGGPDTARHVVRNSAENFAVTTLELGGKSPIIVFEDADLEGAANGLIAGNFGASGQSCVAGTRGLVHRSILDDLAARIEDTVKGVVVGDPLDPHTQIGPLCTGEQIRKIEATLAAAVAGGAKIRFGGTPQDRAGNYMAPTLVECVDADTETLKVEMFGPVMSLLPFDTEEEAIALANSTPYGLGSGVFTENLSRAHRVSSRLRAGICWVNTYRAVSPIAPFGGFNQSGYGREAGLEAVRDYTCTKTVWINTSDRPMANPFVMR comes from the coding sequence ATGCCAAGCAAACCACATTTCCAGCTATTCATTGACGGTGCTTGGGCCGACGGGGAGGAGGGCCAGAGAATGGCATCGCAGAACCCCGCCACCGGGCAGGACTGGGCCACGTTTGCCTGTGCGTCTGCCGCGGATGTCGACCGTGCCGTTTTGGCCGCGCGCCGGGCGCTCGACGATCCGGAATGGCGCGACATGACCCAGACTCAGCGGGGCAAGCTGCTTTACCGGTTGGCGGACCTGATCGAAGAACACGCTCCGGAACTGGGACGGATCGAGACCACCGATAGCGGCAAGCTGCTTGCCGAAACCGCGAGCCAGTCTGCTTATGTCGGAGACTATTACCGGTATTACGCAGGATTGGCGGACAAGATCGAAGGGGCGGTCCTGCCGATCGACAAGCCCGATATGCATGTTTACACCCGTCGCGAGCCGATTGGTGTCGTCGCGGCGATCGTGCCGTGGAATGCGCAGATGTTCCTGACGGCGACCAAGCTTGGCCCAGCGCTTGCCGCTGGTTGCACCGTCGTCCTGAAGGCATCCGAGATCGCGCCTGCGCCGATGCTCGAGTTTGCGCGCCTGATTGAAAAGGCAGGTTTTCCCAAGGGGGTCGTCTCGATCATTGCCGGGGATGCCCAGAATTGCGCCATTCCGCTGACGCGCCATCCGGACGTGGACCGCATCGCTTTCACAGGCGGGCCGGACACGGCGCGGCATGTCGTGCGCAACTCGGCCGAAAATTTCGCCGTCACCACGCTGGAGCTTGGGGGGAAATCACCCATCATCGTGTTCGAGGACGCCGACCTGGAAGGGGCGGCCAATGGCCTGATCGCAGGCAACTTCGGGGCTTCGGGCCAAAGCTGCGTGGCGGGAACACGCGGGCTGGTGCACCGGTCGATCCTCGATGATCTGGCCGCAAGGATCGAGGACACGGTCAAGGGCGTCGTCGTCGGCGATCCGCTGGATCCCCATACGCAGATCGGCCCGCTTTGCACTGGCGAGCAGATACGGAAGATCGAGGCAACGCTTGCCGCTGCGGTCGCGGGCGGCGCAAAGATCCGATTTGGCGGTACACCGCAAGACCGTGCGGGAAATTACATGGCGCCGACCCTGGTCGAGTGTGTCGACGCCGATACGGAAACCCTGAAGGTCGAGATGTTCGGCCCTGTCATGTCGCTTTTGCCCTTCGATACCGAGGAAGAGGCCATCGCCCTGGCCAACAGCACGCCTTACGGTCTTGGTTCCGGGGTGTTCACGGAAAACCTGTCACGGGCGCATCGCGTGTCGTCTCGCCTGCGGGCCGGAATCTGCTGGGTGAACACGTATCGCGCTGTGTCGCCCATCGCGCCATTCGGAGGCTTCAACCAGTCGGGGTACGGGCGCGAAGCCGGGCTGGAAGCGGTTCGCGACTATACCTGCACAAAGACCGTCTGGATCAATACATCGGACCGTCCGATGGCCAATCCTTTCGTGATGCGGTGA
- a CDS encoding metallophosphoesterase, with translation MIRLVQISDLHFGREDPDLLDPLRTAIQGAAPDLVIMAGDFVQRARASQFRPAADFMNSLGQPWLGVPGNHDIPLYNLLLRALDPFRRYKCWICPELEPCVDLGDVKVVGLNTTDPWAHQRGRVGENDVHRVGEAISSNQGGLTIIAAHHPFHHTADVEKDLMIGASEALEHWAQCGPHVIMSGHLHQWLVEPFVRRKGANMTLQLHCGTGLSTRRRGHPNDFAVLDCTAEDVTVTRMVAEDGTFHDSGRTRYTLGEHGWERRGAQIER, from the coding sequence ATGATCCGGCTGGTGCAGATCAGCGACCTGCATTTCGGCAGGGAGGACCCCGACCTCCTGGACCCGCTCAGGACCGCAATACAAGGCGCGGCACCGGATCTGGTTATCATGGCCGGTGACTTTGTCCAGCGCGCGCGTGCTTCTCAGTTCCGACCCGCCGCCGACTTCATGAATTCGCTGGGTCAGCCGTGGCTGGGTGTGCCCGGCAATCACGATATTCCGCTTTATAATCTGCTTTTGAGGGCTTTGGACCCGTTTCGACGCTACAAGTGCTGGATTTGTCCAGAGCTTGAACCGTGCGTCGATCTGGGCGACGTCAAGGTCGTGGGTCTGAACACGACTGACCCGTGGGCACACCAGCGGGGACGCGTGGGAGAGAATGATGTTCACAGAGTGGGAGAGGCAATCTCCTCGAATCAAGGCGGTCTGACCATCATCGCCGCACATCATCCGTTTCACCATACCGCCGATGTGGAAAAGGATCTGATGATCGGTGCCTCGGAGGCGCTGGAGCACTGGGCCCAATGCGGGCCTCACGTCATCATGTCGGGGCATCTTCACCAGTGGTTGGTTGAACCTTTCGTGCGTCGAAAGGGCGCGAACATGACCTTGCAGTTGCACTGTGGCACCGGTCTGTCCACGCGGCGACGCGGCCATCCGAATGATTTCGCTGTACTGGATTGCACCGCCGAAGACGTCACCGTGACGCGGATGGTGGCCGAAGACGGCACCTTTCACGACTCCGGACGCACCCGGTACACGCTCGGCGAGCACGGCTGGGAAAGACGGGGCGCGCAAATAGAGCGATGA
- a CDS encoding flavin reductase family protein, whose protein sequence is MTSLDSLALRRAFGSFMTGVTVVTTRNAAGEPVGFAANSFSSVSLDPPLLLVCPGKFLSSYDSFATCLHFAVNVLAEGQEEVANTFAGYKGDRFARVAHREDALGNILVDGAVAQFSCRTHDVVDAGDHAILIGEVQGVSHDAGRGLGYAGGRFFSLGLERAALEPSGNAALFGAIIALGDDVLLEATDRGFRPPQVVAEDRENSRQRLCQDVAGRGQPVTLGPAYSVFNDGNTQCSYFLATANGGGTTGFTRCPVAEIPDLKFASSAIRDMMMRYAVETRTRSFGLYIGDARRGDVHQSQEGT, encoded by the coding sequence ATGACCTCTTTGGACAGTCTTGCTCTGCGCCGCGCCTTCGGCAGTTTCATGACCGGCGTGACGGTCGTGACCACCCGGAACGCGGCGGGGGAGCCCGTGGGGTTCGCGGCCAATTCCTTTTCGTCGGTGTCTCTCGATCCGCCGTTGTTGCTGGTGTGTCCCGGCAAGTTCCTGTCGTCCTATGACAGCTTTGCGACCTGCCTTCATTTCGCCGTGAACGTGCTTGCCGAGGGTCAGGAAGAGGTGGCGAACACCTTTGCCGGCTACAAGGGCGACCGTTTTGCGCGGGTCGCGCATCGCGAAGACGCGCTTGGCAATATCCTTGTCGATGGTGCGGTGGCGCAGTTTTCGTGCCGGACTCATGACGTGGTCGATGCCGGGGATCATGCGATCCTGATCGGTGAGGTTCAGGGTGTCAGCCATGACGCCGGGCGGGGGCTGGGCTATGCTGGTGGGCGGTTCTTCAGCTTGGGCCTGGAGCGTGCGGCGTTGGAGCCGTCGGGCAATGCGGCGCTCTTTGGCGCGATCATTGCACTGGGCGATGATGTGCTGTTGGAAGCGACAGATCGCGGGTTTCGACCGCCGCAGGTCGTTGCGGAAGATCGCGAGAATTCACGCCAGCGCTTGTGTCAGGACGTGGCGGGACGGGGACAGCCGGTGACGCTTGGGCCTGCCTATTCGGTTTTCAACGACGGCAATACGCAATGCTCGTATTTCCTCGCGACGGCAAACGGCGGCGGCACCACCGGTTTCACCCGGTGCCCGGTCGCCGAAATCCCTGATCTGAAATTCGCCTCGTCCGCGATCCGCGACATGATGATGCGATACGCGGTCGAGACGCGGACTCGCAGCTTCGGTCTTTATATCGGTGATGCGCGACGTGGGGATGTACACCAGTCACAAGAAGGGACATGA
- a CDS encoding alpha/beta fold hydrolase, with protein MTSTTLHRSEVMGLSVLEAGEGRPIVLLHGVGLNALAWGAQIDVLSRDHRVIAPDMPGHGQSDCLSGSVSMSDYVTAVLPLIEGLSEPTLIAGHSMGALTALEIASCAPSSVCAVGVLNGVFERAPEAASAVQARAGSLDGVQNPGPTPTLERWFGTQGSPARTACDAWLRAVDPKGYKMAYTAFACAEGPSRMAISALTCPALFATGGRDPNSTPAMSRAMAALAPDGRALVIEDAAHMMPMTHAEEVTAALADLAREVWS; from the coding sequence ATGACCTCGACAACCCTGCATCGGTCTGAGGTTATGGGTCTGTCCGTGTTGGAGGCGGGCGAGGGGAGGCCTATCGTGCTGTTGCACGGTGTTGGTCTCAACGCCTTGGCCTGGGGCGCGCAGATCGATGTCCTGAGCCGTGATCATCGAGTGATTGCGCCCGATATGCCCGGCCATGGGCAAAGTGACTGCCTGAGCGGCTCGGTTTCCATGTCCGACTACGTTACGGCCGTTCTACCGCTGATCGAGGGCCTGTCCGAGCCTACACTGATCGCGGGTCACTCTATGGGGGCGCTGACCGCGCTGGAAATCGCGAGTTGCGCACCGTCCAGCGTTTGTGCGGTTGGGGTGCTGAACGGCGTGTTCGAGCGCGCCCCGGAGGCGGCTTCGGCCGTGCAGGCACGCGCCGGGAGCCTTGATGGCGTGCAGAACCCGGGCCCGACCCCCACGCTGGAACGCTGGTTCGGCACGCAGGGCTCGCCCGCGCGGACGGCCTGTGATGCATGGCTGCGCGCGGTGGACCCCAAAGGGTACAAGATGGCCTATACGGCCTTTGCCTGCGCAGAGGGTCCGAGCCGCATGGCAATCAGCGCGCTGACTTGTCCGGCGCTTTTCGCCACGGGAGGGCGTGACCCGAATTCAACGCCGGCGATGTCGCGGGCGATGGCGGCCCTTGCCCCGGATGGCCGCGCGTTGGTCATCGAAGACGCCGCGCACATGATGCCGATGACACACGCCGAAGAGGTGACCGCCGCGCTGGCCGATCTTGCGCGGGAGGTGTGGTCATGA
- a CDS encoding phosphoenolpyruvate carboxylase: MPSVLLNAACDVTDSDESYAADLRRELFDLWGNVLKRRAPHVAEWAHSDTEHVIPAGPGAVPYLQALNIWFQLLRIVEENATIRDRRQVETQSGAETVPSSFAQALAREDLTRERFAEISQSLSVGPTLTAHPTEAKRVTVLEIHRRIYRNLVSLEAQRWTSRERAAILTDIEGEIDLLWMTGELRLERPDLSDEIEWGLQFFRDGIFDAVPQVFEQFELAATNRFGTPDAVSPCIRFHSWIGGDRDGNPNVTADSTAHALKRARDAVMDMYKEHLRIAAERLSISNRIVPLDPEVQGELERLASLSPTQDRNPNELFRQAISAILHRLETYRHISHFIADLEMVEKALESVDAVKLARRYIRPIRWRVSVFGFSIYTLDIRQNSTVTTDTIAEIWRSRDDGEVPEYGDSAWSKRLRAELAEPELPEPDQNALSDQAIELLKLLSLMSKRQYGPDPAAVGPFILSMTRSSDDLLGVFLLARYAGFGAETLELKVVPLFETIKDLRAGPDILVDLLKVPLAKRSLTRDGPLIEVMLGYSDSNKDGGFVCSTCELDQAQRKITRVLASQGLKPVFFHGRGGSVSRGGAPMDRAIAAQPTDTVNGRMRLTEQGEVVSANYANRGTAAAHLELLASSVLKHTADAHDPPRAPEFNDALDALSGLSQTAYSTLLHMPGFIDYFQQASPVEELAMLKIGSRPARRFGAASLDDLRAIPWVFAWSQNRHLITGWYGFGSAIESFRKFQGTRGEETLRAMFEKTKLFRLIVDEVEKSLFQSDLGIAGEYASLVTDADTRKRVTEAVRKEYALACEGITFLTGQKTIAERFPRMRARFDRIRPGLDRINALQVALLRDVRSRDEPNRVSIPLLQSMNSISSGLGWTG, translated from the coding sequence ATGCCGTCGGTTTTGCTGAACGCCGCCTGCGACGTCACCGACAGTGACGAATCCTATGCCGCCGACCTGCGCAGGGAGCTTTTCGATCTTTGGGGAAACGTGCTGAAGCGGCGCGCGCCTCATGTTGCGGAGTGGGCGCATAGCGACACCGAGCACGTCATTCCGGCGGGACCGGGCGCCGTGCCCTACCTTCAGGCGCTGAACATCTGGTTCCAGCTTTTGAGGATCGTGGAGGAAAACGCCACAATTCGGGACCGACGCCAAGTTGAGACGCAAAGCGGGGCCGAGACCGTTCCCAGCAGTTTCGCGCAAGCGCTGGCACGCGAGGATCTGACGCGGGAGCGCTTTGCAGAGATATCACAAAGCCTGTCGGTAGGACCAACCCTGACGGCGCATCCGACCGAAGCAAAGCGTGTCACGGTTCTGGAGATCCACCGCAGGATCTATCGCAATCTGGTTTCATTGGAGGCGCAACGCTGGACCAGCCGGGAACGTGCCGCGATCCTTACCGATATCGAGGGTGAGATCGACCTGCTGTGGATGACGGGCGAGTTGCGGCTGGAACGTCCCGATCTGAGCGACGAGATCGAGTGGGGGTTGCAGTTCTTTCGCGACGGGATCTTCGACGCCGTACCGCAGGTCTTCGAGCAGTTCGAGCTGGCCGCCACGAACAGGTTCGGGACGCCTGACGCCGTGTCCCCCTGCATCCGCTTTCATTCCTGGATCGGCGGTGACCGGGATGGCAACCCGAACGTCACTGCCGACAGCACCGCTCATGCGCTGAAACGGGCGCGCGACGCGGTGATGGACATGTACAAGGAACATCTGCGGATTGCGGCGGAGCGCCTGAGCATCAGCAACAGGATCGTGCCGCTGGACCCAGAGGTGCAGGGCGAGCTTGAGCGTCTGGCCTCGCTTTCACCGACGCAAGACCGCAACCCCAACGAACTGTTCCGCCAGGCGATTTCGGCGATCCTGCACCGATTGGAAACGTATCGGCATATCAGCCATTTCATTGCCGATCTGGAAATGGTCGAAAAGGCACTTGAGTCAGTCGACGCGGTGAAACTGGCGCGCCGCTACATCCGACCGATCCGTTGGCGTGTCTCGGTCTTCGGGTTCAGCATCTACACGCTCGATATTCGTCAGAACTCCACGGTGACGACGGACACGATCGCCGAAATCTGGCGAAGCCGGGACGATGGCGAGGTGCCGGAATATGGCGATTCCGCGTGGTCGAAGCGGCTTCGGGCCGAGCTGGCCGAACCGGAACTGCCCGAGCCGGACCAGAACGCGTTGTCGGATCAGGCCATTGAGCTCCTCAAGCTTCTGAGCCTGATGTCGAAGCGCCAGTATGGCCCGGACCCGGCGGCGGTCGGCCCGTTCATTTTGTCGATGACGCGCTCGTCGGACGACCTGCTGGGGGTGTTCCTGCTGGCGCGCTACGCGGGCTTCGGCGCAGAGACGCTGGAGCTCAAGGTCGTACCGCTTTTCGAGACCATCAAGGACCTGCGCGCGGGGCCGGATATCCTTGTCGACCTTCTGAAGGTGCCGCTGGCAAAACGCAGCCTGACGCGGGACGGGCCCTTGATCGAGGTCATGCTCGGCTATTCAGACAGCAACAAGGATGGCGGTTTCGTATGCTCGACCTGCGAACTGGATCAGGCGCAGCGCAAGATCACGCGGGTCTTGGCGTCGCAGGGTCTGAAGCCTGTCTTCTTTCACGGGCGCGGCGGATCGGTCAGCCGCGGCGGCGCTCCGATGGACCGCGCCATCGCGGCCCAGCCGACGGATACCGTGAACGGCAGAATGCGCCTTACGGAGCAGGGCGAGGTCGTGTCGGCCAACTATGCCAATCGTGGCACCGCGGCGGCGCATCTTGAGCTTCTGGCGTCGAGCGTTCTGAAACATACGGCGGATGCGCACGATCCGCCCCGTGCGCCGGAATTCAACGATGCGCTGGATGCGCTGTCGGGCCTGTCGCAGACCGCGTATTCCACGCTTCTGCACATGCCCGGCTTCATCGACTATTTCCAGCAGGCCAGCCCGGTGGAGGAGCTGGCCATGCTCAAGATCGGCTCGCGGCCTGCGCGCCGTTTCGGCGCGGCGTCGCTGGATGACCTGCGAGCTATTCCTTGGGTCTTTGCCTGGTCGCAGAACCGGCACCTGATCACGGGCTGGTACGGGTTTGGCTCGGCCATCGAGTCGTTTCGAAAATTCCAGGGCACCCGCGGAGAGGAGACGCTTCGCGCCATGTTCGAGAAGACCAAACTGTTCCGGCTGATCGTGGACGAGGTGGAGAAGTCGCTCTTTCAAAGCGACCTCGGCATCGCTGGGGAATACGCCTCTCTGGTCACGGATGCCGACACCCGAAAGCGTGTCACGGAGGCGGTCCGCAAGGAATACGCGCTGGCCTGCGAAGGGATCACGTTCCTGACCGGCCAGAAGACCATTGCCGAGCGTTTCCCACGCATGAGAGCCCGATTTGACAGGATACGTCCCGGTCTGGACCGGATCAATGCGCTGCAGGTGGCACTGCTGCGCGATGTGCGGTCCCGGGATGAACCGAACCGGGTTTCTATTCCGCTGCTTCAATCCATGAACTCTATATCTTCGGGGTTGGGCTGGACCGGGTAG
- a CDS encoding diacylglycerol kinase family protein, translating into MSYVVIFNTESGKGDDNPGADTLERLFDARGVSVTIVPVKGGDDIAAKVARAIKAPGVECVVAAGGDGTICAVAGALSKSGVDLGVLPFGTFNYFARRFGIPEDIEEAVDAICAGRKVLIDLGCVNGQVFINNASIGLYPAILKQRESIYQRWGRSRLAAYWSVIVAMVTVYSPLTMRIEVDGQLQSAKAPTMFVGMSAYQLDEFEIEGADAVRNGKFAILLAPDVGRFMLIWKAFLVALRDVRKGRDFTLLTGERATVETRRSARDVALDGERRRMKGPFEFSILKNAICVRLPDATSQAAAAE; encoded by the coding sequence ATGTCTTATGTAGTTATCTTCAATACCGAGTCCGGGAAAGGCGACGACAACCCCGGCGCAGATACGCTCGAACGCTTGTTCGATGCGCGTGGCGTGTCTGTGACCATCGTGCCCGTGAAAGGCGGCGACGATATCGCGGCGAAGGTAGCGAGAGCGATCAAAGCCCCCGGGGTCGAATGCGTTGTCGCGGCGGGCGGGGACGGCACCATCTGTGCGGTTGCGGGGGCGCTGTCCAAAAGCGGGGTCGATCTTGGTGTTCTTCCGTTCGGCACGTTCAATTATTTCGCGCGGCGTTTCGGTATCCCCGAGGATATCGAAGAGGCAGTCGACGCGATCTGCGCCGGGCGCAAGGTGTTGATCGACCTTGGATGCGTAAACGGACAGGTTTTCATCAACAACGCGAGCATCGGGCTTTATCCCGCTATCCTGAAGCAGCGCGAAAGCATTTATCAGCGCTGGGGACGGTCGCGGCTGGCGGCCTACTGGTCGGTCATTGTGGCGATGGTGACCGTCTACAGCCCGCTGACAATGCGCATCGAGGTCGATGGGCAGCTGCAAAGCGCGAAGGCCCCCACGATGTTTGTCGGCATGAGCGCGTATCAGCTGGATGAATTCGAGATTGAAGGCGCGGATGCGGTCAGGAACGGCAAGTTCGCGATATTGCTTGCGCCGGATGTAGGCCGCTTCATGTTGATCTGGAAAGCGTTTCTGGTCGCGTTGCGTGACGTGCGCAAAGGCCGGGACTTCACCTTGCTGACCGGCGAACGCGCAACCGTCGAGACCAGGCGGTCTGCGCGGGATGTCGCCTTGGATGGAGAGCGTCGTCGCATGAAAGGTCCATTCGAGTTCAGCATCCTGAAGAACGCCATTTGCGTCCGTCTGCCCGATGCGACCAGCCAAGCAGCCGCGGCGGAATGA
- a CDS encoding LysR family transcriptional regulator — MAKSLPPLSWLRSFEAAARNLSFTTAAEEIGLTQSAVSQQVKSLESRLGVQLFIRHARGLALTDAGRRLLPEVDAPLQALSRAMVGMDTRPSRNLLTIASSISVAHWKIAPRLTEFRARFPQTEVRILSAIWPDDFHSTRADVEIRFGSAQQAGPEAEAILPNDLIALKTPTLNGDVADLPLIETVGTSSGWQAWSRQIEPVPNPSIYTDTYGMALHLAAQGNGVVLANAWLAQYALENKLVTRAHSASIPSQEGYHLSVNRDKWQAEAFREWLLS, encoded by the coding sequence ATGGCAAAATCTCTTCCTCCCCTCAGCTGGCTGCGTTCCTTCGAGGCCGCGGCGCGCAACCTCAGCTTCACGACCGCAGCCGAAGAAATTGGCCTCACCCAGTCGGCGGTCAGCCAGCAGGTCAAATCGCTCGAATCGCGGCTCGGCGTCCAACTTTTCATCCGCCACGCACGGGGATTGGCCCTGACGGATGCGGGCCGCCGTCTGCTGCCCGAGGTCGACGCGCCGCTCCAAGCCTTGTCGCGCGCCATGGTCGGCATGGACACACGCCCGTCCCGTAACCTGCTCACGATCGCGTCCTCGATCAGCGTCGCACATTGGAAAATAGCGCCCCGCCTGACGGAGTTCAGAGCACGTTTCCCGCAAACGGAGGTCAGGATTCTCAGCGCGATCTGGCCAGATGACTTCCACTCCACCCGCGCTGACGTCGAGATACGGTTCGGGTCCGCGCAGCAGGCCGGCCCCGAGGCCGAGGCGATCCTGCCGAACGACCTCATCGCGCTGAAGACGCCGACACTGAATGGCGATGTGGCAGACCTGCCGCTGATCGAAACGGTCGGCACATCCAGCGGTTGGCAGGCCTGGTCCAGACAGATCGAACCCGTGCCAAACCCGTCCATTTATACCGACACCTACGGCATGGCACTCCACCTCGCGGCGCAGGGCAACGGCGTGGTCTTGGCGAACGCGTGGCTGGCGCAATATGCCTTGGAAAACAAGCTTGTCACACGGGCGCATTCCGCATCGATCCCCAGCCAGGAGGGCTACCACCTGTCGGTCAACAGGGACAAATGGCAGGCTGAGGCATTCCGGGAATGGCTGTTGAGTTAG